The Clostridium septicum genome contains a region encoding:
- a CDS encoding sensor histidine kinase, producing the protein MDFNSLGEKDIIIEKSLLARFFYTCIVLLIVFFNDLYRFNFAIKVLCIVISILMFLMSNVKRSRKDLGFIKYIGIGFIYIGILIMGQLVCLTYFNDSILFYLISLVLNTFKSILLIIALILNEKEVSLVKSNIIFFLTIIFLFIILKYPLINIDFFYNNIGIILINFFMFIVNGLFIKKSNNIKCSREKRLFLIWIIIIIINNILEFSKGNNSVILSYIISIISVNSFIIMYKLVERNLLSNAYKQAFLGLRDLQKSNTELNDSLMRRERLLKDTKKQIAKSEKRYEEMIESISEGILIFNNEHLSYINNDGLDCIFCKLSGEFINEDINYILEVLVEQKFTRNEIDKGFIKVVKINDKSNNERVLEITLINMDCSNKILLIKDITHLDEHRVFMKNIRKYISTEKVKDEFYSNISHELRTPINVISSALQLNKVNISNGELEKLQRNNKVVKQNCLRLIRTINNFIDTNKLTEGYLESNKKVYNIVNIIENVVLASNKYMLLKKNILIFDSEEEDIYVYCDRNQIERIMLNILSNSLKHGEIEGKIQVNIRCLEDNVEIIVENDAKAIPEDKRRVIFDKFTKIDNSLARPSEGSGLGLFLTKKLVELNNGKIYLETKGDIGNMFIITFPYSENENEVYSNTIYEINELDEKVDIEFSDIYF; encoded by the coding sequence ATGGATTTTAATAGTTTAGGTGAGAAAGATATTATAATAGAAAAGAGCTTATTAGCTAGATTTTTTTATACATGTATAGTACTTTTAATAGTTTTCTTTAATGATTTATATAGGTTTAATTTTGCTATAAAGGTTTTGTGTATAGTAATATCAATACTTATGTTTTTAATGTCTAATGTAAAACGAAGTAGAAAAGATTTAGGTTTTATAAAATATATAGGAATTGGCTTTATTTATATAGGAATATTAATTATGGGACAGTTAGTATGCCTAACATATTTCAATGATAGTATTCTTTTTTATTTAATTAGTTTGGTGTTAAATACTTTTAAAAGTATTTTATTAATAATTGCCCTTATATTAAATGAAAAAGAGGTATCATTAGTAAAAAGTAATATTATATTTTTTCTTACTATTATTTTTTTATTTATAATTTTAAAATATCCTTTAATTAATATAGATTTTTTTTACAATAATATTGGCATTATATTAATTAATTTTTTTATGTTTATAGTTAATGGATTATTCATTAAAAAATCTAACAATATAAAGTGTAGTAGAGAAAAAAGGTTATTTTTAATTTGGATAATTATAATAATTATTAATAATATTCTTGAATTTTCTAAGGGAAATAACTCTGTAATATTAAGTTATATTATCTCTATAATTAGTGTTAACTCCTTTATAATAATGTATAAACTAGTTGAAAGAAATTTATTAAGCAATGCTTATAAACAAGCATTTTTAGGGTTAAGAGATTTACAAAAAAGTAATACAGAGTTAAACGATAGTTTAATGAGGAGAGAAAGGTTATTAAAGGATACTAAAAAGCAAATAGCTAAAAGTGAAAAAAGATACGAAGAGATGATAGAATCAATTTCAGAAGGAATACTTATTTTTAATAATGAACATTTAAGTTATATAAATAATGATGGATTAGATTGTATTTTTTGTAAACTAAGTGGTGAATTTATAAATGAAGATATTAATTATATTTTAGAAGTATTAGTAGAACAAAAATTTACAAGAAATGAAATAGATAAAGGATTTATAAAAGTAGTTAAAATAAATGATAAAAGTAATAATGAAAGAGTTTTAGAAATAACATTAATTAATATGGATTGCTCAAATAAGATTCTTTTAATTAAAGATATTACTCATTTGGATGAGCATAGAGTTTTTATGAAGAACATCAGAAAATATATTTCAACTGAGAAAGTAAAAGATGAATTCTATTCTAATATATCACATGAACTTAGAACACCAATAAATGTTATTTCATCAGCATTACAATTAAATAAAGTTAATATAAGTAATGGGGAGTTAGAAAAATTACAAAGAAATAATAAAGTTGTTAAACAAAATTGCTTGAGACTTATACGTACCATAAATAATTTTATAGATACTAATAAGCTTACTGAAGGATATTTAGAATCCAATAAAAAAGTTTATAATATAGTTAATATAATAGAAAATGTTGTACTTGCTAGCAATAAATATATGCTTTTAAAGAAGAATATACTTATTTTTGATTCAGAGGAAGAAGATATATATGTTTATTGCGATAGAAATCAAATTGAGAGAATTATGTTGAATATTTTATCTAATTCTTTAAAGCATGGAGAAATAGAAGGAAAAATACAAGTTAATATAAGGTGTTTAGAAGATAATGTTGAAATTATAGTAGAGAATGATGCTAAAGCAATTCCAGAAGATAAAAGAAGAGTTATTTTTGATAAATTTACTAAAATAGATAATTCTTTAGCTAGGCCTTCAGAAGGAAGTGGATTAGGATTATTTTTAACTAAGAAACTTGTGGAATTAAATAACGGAAAAATATATTTAGAAACAAAGGGTGACATTGGAAATATGTTTATAATAACATTTCCTTACTCTGAAAATGAAAATGAAGTATATTCAAATACAATCTATGAAATAAATGAGTTAGATGAAAAAGTAGACATAGAGTTTTCAGATATATACTTCTAG
- a CDS encoding TspO/MBR family protein: protein MNIFKVNGEFKVIPLLMNILIPVLGGVIIGYLNKNTMNTYEMLKKPIFTPPNNVFPIVWTILYLLMGVAAYRVYMRNKQGADDKGAYFFYLVQLMFNFMWSFIFFTFRLYGIAFIWLVVLFILVLITFIKFIRVDKIAAILLIPYMIWLMFAGILNFFIWMFNEM, encoded by the coding sequence ATTAATATATTTAAGGTTAACGGAGAGTTTAAGGTTATTCCTTTACTAATGAATATATTAATACCTGTATTAGGTGGAGTAATAATTGGATATTTGAACAAAAATACAATGAATACATATGAAATGTTGAAAAAACCTATATTCACACCACCTAATAATGTATTTCCAATTGTTTGGACCATATTATATTTACTAATGGGAGTTGCGGCTTATAGAGTTTATATGAGAAATAAACAAGGAGCTGATGATAAAGGAGCTTATTTCTTTTATTTAGTTCAGCTTATGTTTAATTTTATGTGGAGTTTTATTTTCTTTACATTTAGATTATATGGAATAGCGTTTATATGGCTTGTAGTCTTATTTATATTAGTACTTATAACTTTTATAAAATTTATAAGAGTTGATAAAATAGCAGCAATATTATTAATTCCTTACATGATATGGCTTATGTTTGCTGGGATTTTAAACTTTTTTATTTGGATGTTTAATGAAATGTAA
- a CDS encoding type IA DNA topoisomerase has protein sequence MKKVIIAEKPSVAKNIADALKIKKRKDGYFDGDEYLITWAFGHLLQLFDAKDYDENMIGWRMEKFPFIPSDFKYKIKCDSYNRNIIDKGAEKQINIIKGLIDRDDVDGIISATDFDREGQVISDELFIHFNVQKPIYRILLNEWTEDEVKKGIKNLKLNSEMKPLQDAGIGRQLADWVIGINLTSVATLRYGGTGKDRKLINIGRVLLPTLKIIYDRDKEIENFKASSYYKLSTTYKAKDNTEFEALYYEDSSEKFEKKEYLDELSRILVDKSGIVVDKEIEKKREYPQPLFNLSNLQGYITSKYKGWTSDKVLKVAQSLYEKKFITYPRTASVVLEESLEEKAKKVLENLKKGLPYEDEIKFIKSKRVFDNSKVESHSAITPTYVIPKGLSTDEQNVYNAIKNRFIMQFMPVAEFEETKITIKVNDEKVPGEFIAKGKVEIIKGWRVVEKIDTKDTILPLVQKDENLDVTENKVNKVTKKPPKHHTEKTLLRVMETCGKSFKSDKDENSDDETNTDEMMNAILSGFSIGTPATRAETIKKLKDIGYIKTKGKSLITTDLGRTIVEIFPAKELLDLEYTGRLEKTLSDIEKGKHKKEDFLNLIYNFTTQSVDKIKNDDSLLHKFKVELPEGKEVIGKCPICGNAVVESEKSFGCTNWKNGCRYTIWKDDKYIASFGKVVSKEMVKILLKNGKVGFRNLKSKKGNTFSAYFKYERNEETGYFNWNMEFID, from the coding sequence ATGAAGAAGGTAATAATTGCGGAAAAGCCATCTGTTGCTAAAAATATTGCTGATGCATTGAAAATAAAAAAAAGAAAAGATGGGTATTTTGATGGAGATGAATACTTAATTACATGGGCATTTGGTCATCTTTTACAATTATTTGATGCGAAAGATTATGACGAAAATATGATTGGATGGAGAATGGAAAAATTCCCATTTATACCTAGTGATTTTAAATACAAAATCAAATGTGATAGTTATAATAGAAATATTATAGATAAAGGAGCAGAAAAGCAAATAAATATTATTAAAGGTTTAATAGATAGAGACGATGTTGATGGAATAATATCAGCCACAGATTTCGATAGAGAAGGGCAGGTTATTTCAGATGAGTTATTTATTCATTTCAATGTACAGAAGCCTATATATAGAATATTACTAAATGAGTGGACTGAAGATGAAGTTAAAAAAGGAATAAAAAATTTAAAACTTAATTCAGAAATGAAACCACTACAAGATGCAGGTATTGGAAGACAGCTAGCAGACTGGGTAATTGGAATTAACTTAACTTCAGTTGCAACTTTACGATATGGAGGAACTGGAAAAGATAGAAAATTAATTAATATAGGAAGAGTACTTTTACCTACATTAAAAATAATTTATGATAGAGATAAAGAAATAGAAAATTTCAAAGCTAGTTCTTATTATAAGTTATCCACTACTTATAAAGCAAAGGATAATACTGAGTTTGAGGCACTTTATTATGAAGATTCTAGTGAGAAGTTTGAGAAAAAAGAATATTTAGATGAACTTAGTAGAATATTAGTTGATAAAAGTGGTATTGTTGTTGATAAAGAAATAGAGAAGAAAAGAGAATACCCCCAACCACTATTTAATTTATCTAACTTGCAAGGATATATAACAAGCAAATATAAGGGATGGACCTCAGATAAGGTGTTAAAAGTTGCTCAAAGTCTTTATGAAAAGAAGTTTATTACATATCCTAGAACAGCTAGTGTTGTACTAGAAGAAAGTTTAGAAGAAAAAGCAAAGAAAGTCTTAGAAAACTTAAAAAAAGGATTACCCTATGAGGATGAAATTAAGTTTATAAAATCAAAAAGAGTTTTTGATAATTCTAAAGTAGAAAGCCATAGTGCTATTACTCCAACATATGTGATACCAAAGGGGTTAAGCACAGATGAACAAAATGTATATAATGCTATTAAGAATAGATTTATTATGCAATTTATGCCTGTAGCTGAATTTGAAGAGACTAAAATAACTATAAAAGTAAATGATGAAAAAGTTCCAGGAGAATTTATTGCAAAAGGTAAAGTCGAAATTATTAAAGGTTGGAGAGTTGTTGAAAAAATAGATACCAAAGATACAATTTTACCATTAGTGCAGAAAGATGAAAATCTTGATGTTACAGAAAATAAGGTTAATAAAGTAACAAAGAAACCCCCTAAGCATCATACAGAAAAAACGCTTTTAAGGGTTATGGAGACTTGTGGAAAAAGTTTCAAAAGTGATAAAGATGAAAATTCAGATGATGAAACTAACACAGATGAAATGATGAATGCAATATTAAGTGGGTTTAGTATAGGAACTCCTGCAACTAGAGCTGAAACTATTAAGAAACTTAAAGATATTGGATATATTAAAACAAAAGGTAAGAGTTTAATTACAACTGACCTTGGTAGAACTATAGTTGAAATATTTCCTGCAAAAGAACTTTTAGATTTAGAGTACACAGGAAGATTAGAAAAGACATTATCAGATATAGAAAAAGGTAAACATAAAAAAGAAGATTTTTTGAATCTTATATATAATTTTACTACACAATCAGTAGATAAGATAAAAAATGATGATTCACTTTTACATAAATTTAAAGTTGAATTACCAGAGGGAAAAGAAGTTATTGGTAAATGTCCTATATGTGGGAATGCTGTAGTAGAAAGTGAAAAAAGCTTTGGATGTACTAATTGGAAAAATGGATGTAGATATACAATCTGGAAGGATGATAAATATATAGCTTCATTTGGAAAAGTAGTATCTAAAGAAATGGTAAAGATATTACTTAAAAATGGTAAAGTAGGATTTAGAAATCTTAAAAGTAAAAAGGGAAATACTTTCAGTGCATATTTTAAATATGAAAGAAATGAAGAGACAGGTTATTTTAACTGGAATATGGAGTTTATAGATTAA
- a CDS encoding LrgB family protein: protein MNILTSNILFGIVLSLLSFEIGLLIYKKTKMPIFNPLLIAIAIIIAVLVIFNIDFNSYNNGGQFINMFLGPATVVLAVPLYKQFHLLKENFVPIIIGIFVGCLVGIFSVIALCISFGIENVLTKSLLAKSVTTPIGIEITNQLGGLVPVTVLAIILSGIIGAVAGPTLCKLFKIKNELAIGIAIGTASHAVGTTKALELGETQGAMSSLSIGIAGIMTVFLAPICFKLITLFLS, encoded by the coding sequence ATGAATATTTTAACAAGCAACATACTATTTGGTATAGTATTATCATTATTATCATTTGAAATAGGATTACTTATTTATAAAAAAACAAAAATGCCTATATTTAATCCTTTATTAATAGCTATTGCTATAATTATAGCTGTTCTAGTTATATTTAATATAGACTTTAATTCTTACAATAATGGTGGTCAGTTTATTAACATGTTTCTTGGACCTGCTACAGTAGTTTTAGCTGTACCTCTATATAAGCAATTCCATTTATTGAAAGAAAATTTTGTTCCAATTATAATCGGAATTTTTGTAGGTTGTTTAGTAGGTATTTTTTCAGTAATTGCTTTATGTATTTCTTTTGGAATAGAAAATGTACTTACTAAATCATTATTAGCAAAATCTGTTACTACACCAATTGGTATAGAAATAACAAATCAATTAGGTGGACTAGTTCCCGTGACTGTTCTTGCTATAATATTATCTGGTATCATAGGTGCTGTTGCTGGACCAACTCTTTGCAAACTTTTTAAAATTAAAAATGAATTAGCAATAGGAATTGCAATAGGAACTGCCTCTCATGCTGTTGGTACAACAAAAGCATTAGAACTTGGTGAAACACAAGGAGCTATGAGTTCACTTTCTATAGGTATTGCTGGAATAATGACTGTATTTTTAGCCCCAATTTGTTTTAAATTAATTACACTTTTTTTATCTTAA
- a CDS encoding CidA/LrgA family protein, with translation MKLFRQSIIILGIYLLGELISKGLNLPVPGNIIGMLLLLLLLCTKVIKVENVETVSNFFLDHLAFFFIPAGVGLLTSFDSIKSSLIQIVLVCIIATTIVIVVTGLVVQFVSNKLNIKKNGSEKN, from the coding sequence ATGAAATTATTTAGACAATCAATTATAATTCTTGGAATTTACTTATTAGGAGAATTAATTTCAAAAGGTCTTAATTTACCAGTACCTGGAAATATAATAGGGATGCTTTTATTGCTTTTACTTTTATGCACTAAAGTAATAAAAGTTGAAAATGTAGAAACTGTTTCTAATTTTTTTCTTGATCATTTAGCATTTTTCTTTATTCCTGCAGGTGTTGGACTATTAACTTCTTTTGATAGTATAAAATCTAGTCTTATACAAATAGTTCTAGTTTGTATAATTGCTACAACAATAGTAATTGTAGTTACAGGATTAGTTGTTCAATTCGTTAGTAACAAATTGAATATAAAAAAGAATGGAAGTGAAAAAAACTAA
- a CDS encoding acyltransferase family protein — protein MGKTVRKYYFDNLKGFLIICVIIGNSLELANPTSVNVHTFILLLYIFHMPMFAFVSGYFSKISKRSTKERVIDTTKLYLSAQIFYTFFNFLILKKSSVRLELLMPQWTLWYLLSMIFWYIISDYILDYKKWLMGSVCLSLIIGLDGSIGTIASVSRTVFFLPFFIIGRTFKEDYIEKLKKHKSKFVILTIVVLISLIKLSDETPIELLFEYTNYTWYFEKPWFPMFIRVFHYISSIIIGGFILTVIPIKITNITILGENSLIMYISHSGIVQLLLDFDIIKYNSLFSIVISTIIVILTVIIFTLIIVNVRLIKRKVS, from the coding sequence ATGGGAAAAACAGTAAGAAAATATTATTTTGATAACCTAAAAGGTTTCTTAATAATATGTGTAATTATAGGAAATTCTTTAGAACTTGCAAATCCTACTTCTGTAAATGTACATACATTTATTTTATTATTATATATATTTCATATGCCAATGTTTGCTTTTGTATCAGGATATTTTTCTAAGATAAGTAAAAGATCTACTAAGGAGAGAGTTATAGATACAACTAAGTTATATTTGTCTGCACAAATTTTTTATACTTTTTTTAACTTTTTAATATTAAAAAAAAGTAGTGTTAGATTAGAACTATTAATGCCACAGTGGACATTATGGTATTTATTATCTATGATATTTTGGTATATAATATCTGATTATATATTAGATTATAAAAAGTGGCTAATGGGATCAGTTTGTTTATCTTTAATAATAGGATTAGATGGTAGTATAGGAACTATAGCAAGTGTTTCAAGAACAGTATTTTTTCTTCCGTTTTTTATAATAGGGAGAACTTTTAAAGAAGATTACATTGAAAAATTAAAAAAACATAAAAGTAAGTTTGTAATATTAACTATAGTTGTTCTAATATCATTAATTAAATTAAGTGATGAAACACCAATAGAATTGCTATTTGAATATACAAATTATACTTGGTATTTTGAAAAACCATGGTTTCCTATGTTTATAAGAGTATTTCATTATATATCTTCAATTATAATAGGTGGATTTATATTGACTGTTATTCCAATTAAAATTACTAACATAACAATACTAGGTGAAAATTCATTGATAATGTATATATCACATTCAGGAATAGTTCAGTTGTTATTAGATTTTGATATAATTAAGTATAATTCTCTATTTTCTATTGTAATATCTACAATAATAGTGATTTTAACAGTTATAATATTTACTTTAATTATAGTAAATGTAAGATTAATAAAAAGAAAAGTATCATGA
- a CDS encoding recombinase family protein — protein sequence MIKIRAAIYVRKSRLSEKGESINNQIDLCKKYFSNLQLDIYIEFSVYQDEGFSGGNTNRPEFQKLIRDIKKKRFNYLICYKLDRISRNVADFTSTLKILEENNVNFISITEQFDTTSVMGRAMINISATFAQMERETIAERIRDNMLELSKTGRWLGGTCPLGFKSTSVNYESNGHKKKMYKLQVVDNEMNIVKLIFNLYIKKKSCSPIARYLCSNGIKGKNGGDFSRNTVLQILTNPVYCTADKKALDYFKNLGATIEGNPNSNCGIMAYNKRKNGKKDNPINEWIISTGAHIGVIPSTQWIQCQNILDDIRKKPNNRTGTGSKFLLSGLLRCTHCNSSMCSWSRNNPNGKYERYYRCELKNRASNRCICKMLNADKAESFIIDLLKNLDVKTIENYKNNSTIENASSIERKKTMLNKTLNENNKIISGLIKKLALLDDMDILNTIQNEIKNLKTENETIEKNINDLSIKSFVVEDEKENKKALIENLNLFKKTIDFIDDIEVKRSMIKNLVEYFTYNSQTKQIKFKLRL from the coding sequence GTGATTAAAATTAGAGCAGCAATATATGTAAGAAAATCAAGATTATCAGAAAAAGGTGAATCTATTAATAATCAAATAGATCTATGTAAAAAATATTTTTCTAATCTTCAATTAGATATTTATATTGAATTTTCAGTTTATCAAGATGAAGGTTTTAGTGGTGGAAATACTAATAGACCAGAATTTCAAAAATTAATTAGAGACATAAAGAAAAAAAGATTTAACTATCTTATTTGCTATAAGCTTGATAGAATTTCTAGAAATGTAGCTGATTTCACTTCTACTCTTAAAATTTTAGAGGAAAATAACGTAAACTTTATATCAATAACAGAACAATTTGATACCACTTCAGTTATGGGTAGAGCCATGATTAATATTTCTGCTACATTTGCTCAAATGGAAAGGGAAACTATCGCTGAAAGAATAAGAGATAATATGCTAGAGTTATCTAAAACGGGTAGATGGCTTGGTGGTACTTGCCCTCTTGGTTTTAAATCTACTTCTGTTAATTATGAAAGTAATGGCCATAAAAAGAAAATGTACAAACTTCAAGTAGTTGATAATGAAATGAATATAGTTAAACTTATATTTAATCTATATATTAAGAAAAAAAGCTGTAGTCCTATTGCTAGATATCTTTGTAGCAATGGAATAAAAGGAAAAAATGGTGGTGACTTTAGTAGAAATACTGTCCTTCAAATATTAACTAATCCTGTTTATTGTACTGCTGATAAAAAAGCTTTAGATTATTTTAAAAATTTAGGTGCTACTATTGAAGGTAATCCCAATTCTAATTGCGGTATTATGGCTTATAACAAACGTAAAAATGGTAAGAAGGATAATCCTATAAATGAATGGATAATATCAACAGGAGCCCATATAGGCGTTATACCATCAACTCAATGGATACAATGTCAAAATATATTAGATGATATTAGGAAAAAGCCTAACAATCGAACTGGAACTGGAAGTAAATTTTTATTATCAGGATTATTAAGATGTACACATTGTAACTCTTCTATGTGTTCTTGGAGCAGAAATAATCCAAATGGAAAATATGAAAGATACTATAGATGTGAATTAAAAAATAGAGCTTCTAATAGATGTATATGTAAAATGCTAAATGCAGATAAAGCTGAAAGTTTTATTATTGATTTATTAAAAAATCTTGATGTAAAAACTATAGAAAACTATAAAAATAATTCTACTATTGAAAATGCTTCAAGCATAGAACGAAAAAAAACAATGCTAAATAAAACATTAAATGAAAATAATAAGATTATTTCAGGCCTTATAAAAAAATTAGCATTATTAGATGATATGGACATATTAAACACTATTCAAAATGAGATTAAAAACTTAAAAACAGAAAATGAAACTATAGAAAAAAATATAAATGATTTAAGTATAAAATCATTTGTTGTTGAAGATGAAAAAGAAAATAAAAAAGCATTGATAGAAAACTTAAACTTGTTTAAAAAGACTATTGATTTTATAGATGATATTGAAGTTAAAAGAAGCATGATAAAAAATTTAGTTGAATACTTTACTTATAACTCCCAAACAAAACAAATTAAATTTAAGTTAAGGCTGTGA
- a CDS encoding ImmA/IrrE family metallo-endopeptidase produces MIIIDSNIHTNTEKKCILAEELGHHFKNYSNIIKKSTNSLKQEKLARRWGHNKLISVFSLLDAFNSCITSMFELARYLDITEEFL; encoded by the coding sequence ATCATTATTATTGATAGCAATATTCATACAAATACAGAAAAGAAATGTATTTTAGCTGAAGAATTAGGTCATCACTTCAAAAATTATAGTAATATAATAAAAAAATCTACTAATTCTTTAAAACAAGAAAAATTAGCACGACGATGGGGACATAATAAATTAATTAGTGTTTTTAGCTTACTAGATGCCTTTAATAGTTGTATTACAAGTATGTTTGAATTAGCTAGATATCTTGATATAACTGAGGAATTTTTATAA
- a CDS encoding exonuclease domain-containing protein has protein sequence MRYFVIDFETANSKRTSSCALGIVEVISGKIINSWDYLINPEEKFDNFNIYIHGITEDMVKDKPTFPELWPKIKEILENNIIIAHNASFDISVLRHTLDKYNLEYPSFKYSCTRILSKKTWPSLINYKLDTLANMLNIQFIHHKACEDAIATAKIFERILLVNSINEFDDLHETLKIKPGLVYPNSYTPCEVKHSSYSIRQYIKPKDILPENENFDTNHVLYNKGISFTGALTSMSRKDAAQCAVNKGAFFCNTVTKKTNYLVIGIQDYTRFSDGEKSSKLKKAEDLIKLGQDLEIIDENEFLNLI, from the coding sequence ATGAGATATTTTGTAATTGACTTTGAAACTGCTAATTCCAAGAGAACTAGTTCATGTGCTTTAGGTATTGTAGAAGTTATTAGCGGAAAAATAATTAATTCATGGGATTATCTTATTAATCCTGAAGAAAAGTTTGATAATTTTAATATTTATATACATGGAATAACTGAAGATATGGTTAAAGATAAGCCAACGTTTCCTGAACTTTGGCCTAAAATTAAAGAAATATTAGAAAATAATATTATTATAGCTCATAATGCATCTTTTGATATAAGTGTATTACGCCATACGCTAGATAAATATAATTTAGAATATCCTTCTTTTAAATATTCATGTACTAGAATTCTTTCTAAGAAGACATGGCCAAGTCTAATTAATTATAAATTAGATACACTAGCGAATATGTTAAATATTCAATTTATACATCATAAAGCTTGTGAGGATGCTATAGCTACAGCCAAAATCTTTGAAAGAATATTATTAGTAAATTCAATTAATGAGTTTGATGATTTACATGAAACTTTAAAAATCAAACCTGGTTTAGTATATCCTAATTCATATACTCCTTGTGAAGTTAAACATTCTTCTTATTCGATAAGACAATATATAAAACCTAAGGATATACTTCCTGAAAATGAAAATTTCGATACTAATCATGTTTTATATAATAAAGGAATTTCTTTTACAGGAGCACTAACTTCTATGTCAAGAAAAGATGCTGCTCAATGTGCAGTTAATAAGGGTGCATTTTTTTGCAATACTGTTACTAAAAAAACTAACTATCTAGTTATTGGAATTCAAGATTATACTAGATTTTCAGATGGTGAAAAAAGCTCTAAACTAAAAAAAGCTGAAGATTTAATAAAGTTAGGACAAGATTTGGAAATTATAGATGAAAATGAATTTCTAAATTTAATATAG
- a CDS encoding DUF4236 domain-containing protein yields the protein MGFRKSKSFGPFRVNVSKSGIGWSVGTKGIRFTKRADEKKQTTLSIPGTGLSYVDVSGNKKNSSTNSKTDEINFSNNNNDNKPKIPFHKKSWFIWLMLIFLPPVGIVLLWTSKKYNKKPRVALSIIFALYAMILFIPHSNTATQNNLVAQETKNKQEKIDKETTEKERVHKEEAEKKKVAQEKAEKEKAEKEKIAAEEAEKKKVAEEKAAAEEAEKQRIAQEKAAAEEAENQRAYEEQSGAAQTQTSTAVPQTNQGVGQTVYIASSGKGKKYHSNPNCSKMNGATPMSKDDALNLGYTPCKKCR from the coding sequence ATGGGATTTAGAAAATCTAAAAGTTTTGGCCCTTTTAGGGTTAATGTATCAAAATCAGGTATAGGATGGAGTGTAGGTACCAAAGGTATTCGATTTACTAAGAGAGCTGATGAAAAAAAACAAACTACTTTAAGTATTCCTGGAACTGGTTTAAGTTATGTCGATGTTAGTGGAAATAAGAAAAATTCTTCAACTAATTCAAAAACTGATGAAATTAATTTTTCTAATAATAACAATGATAATAAACCTAAGATTCCTTTTCATAAGAAATCATGGTTTATTTGGTTAATGTTAATATTTCTTCCACCAGTAGGTATAGTTTTATTATGGACTTCAAAAAAATATAATAAAAAACCTAGAGTTGCTCTTTCTATAATATTTGCTCTTTATGCAATGATTTTATTTATACCACATTCTAATACTGCTACTCAAAATAATTTAGTAGCTCAAGAAACAAAAAATAAACAAGAGAAAATCGATAAGGAAACAACTGAAAAAGAAAGAGTTCATAAAGAAGAGGCTGAAAAGAAAAAAGTTGCTCAAGAAAAAGCAGAAAAAGAAAAAGCAGAAAAAGAAAAAATTGCTGCTGAAGAGGCCGAAAAGAAAAAAGTTGCTGAGGAGAAGGCTGCCGCTGAAGAAGCCGAAAAACAAAGAATTGCTCAAGAAAAAGCAGCTGCTGAAGAGGCTGAAAATCAAAGAGCTTATGAAGAACAATCTGGCGCTGCTCAAACACAAACATCAACAGCAGTACCACAAACTAATCAAGGCGTAGGACAAACTGTATACATAGCTTCATCAGGTAAAGGAAAGAAATATCATTCAAATCCTAACTGTAGCAAAATGAATGGTGCAACACCAATGTCTAAAGATGATGCATTAAATCTAGGATATACACCATGTAAAAAGTGTCGTTAA